TGTTAGATATTGAATGTTTATTAAATTCCTTAaattaatcaacaacaaaacagaATTACTTTTCGGTAGTCTAAATATTGATCTACAAATAACACACGTATCCAAAGCTGGTGACCTAGAGATCACCATTAATTTAATTCCATTTTGTTATAAgatgaatacatttattcaACTATATAGTTTGATTACTTAAAATAACATAACTAGAATGACATGAAagatttattgtaattttattacGTTATTGTAAAGTAAGATGAATTTTATCGAATGATTGATGgtaaaggaaaataaataagggataacttcttttttttctttatcttcTATAAGCCAATTCcatgataaaatgaattcattatttgtaTTGTTACTTAAGGgactgagtcattatgagatgATTAAAAACCAAAGAGCACTAAAAAATTGTTCTGTCCTAGTGTAGGCTTAATCAGAATTGCACATCTGCAAATTGAGAACCTTCAGGTGTCAAAGGAAGAACATAGCCTTCAATTTATCGAGTTGGcattaaatgatttacattatTAAACTAATTCATTTCGCTGGTTTACAACTCATTAGTCTAGGTGCTTATCTATTATCTCAATCTTAGAAAGCCATTGGTTTGGTCTTTGGTACAGTCATGGATATTTACTACTtatgagttccatactaagcTTAAACAtctttccagtgcttcctgcTATCTAGTGATTTGAAGCTTCAATCTCAACAGTCTTTACAACAACATAATAGAAATCTTAATTTGTCATCAACAAATAACTGATTATTTAAATGGATTCTCATGTGTTTACAAGTACATTTACAGTGTCCAATTGAACACAAATCATACTAATTAGTATAAATCATTCAAAAACCAATAGCAAAATAAGATTAAAAGTTTTaggaataaaaaaaacattcttAAGAGATTTCACAGGTTAATGtaacataaaaatataatttaataaatttgattgagatcatgaaccgattaatgttagaccaccattgaaaacctggacgcACTGGACGgtaatcatgaaccgattgatgatctcaatcaaaaacctgataatctccacaaactctagactgataattatcatgtgctcactggtgactagcttTGAGAGGGAATTCTCGTAGTTCTAATGAAAGGCCGTGACCAGTGGGGCTAattcgtgtcgggtagagacaggtatctacctcagtacaatggaagatggtcgcgcgatttcgtggattggttgaggttggaCAGTGACACCATAGGAGGCCGGCCaggtgatctagaggttaagtgttcgcgcgcgagaccgatcagtcctgagttcgaatcccgcgagcgggatcgtgaatctagaccaccatggaaaacctggaagcactggacggtaaCTTTGGTGCATTAGAAATCTTACGCCATTAGATTATTAGACTTTCTCAATCTTATGATTGTGTTGTTACTAACTAAGGTGAGACTATAAATAATGGATGACTGATATAACAGGATTAAAAAGcaaaattacattcttttactCATTGTGAGCTATATTCAACATTACTTCAGTTTAAActcaatatgatgattatttaatgtagtattttgttttgttttccagtGTGATAATTTATTTGACATAACATTAATCGAGTGTGGCGTTCAGGATataatattcttgtattaaattaacaagAACTATGCTCGGTATGACACGCAGCATGTGATTTTTTATATCTCcgagtatttttcatatatgtgatttcatcctaattaataGTTGATATAGGTGTATAATCAATATatgaatgagtgtattttcgattAGAGTCGTAGTCCTGTTCCGGGTTTAATAGATCTTCACTCGTACTAGTCTTAGTGTTTTTACTTTGTGCCGTGGTAATTATAGTGGTTCCTTATTTTACAAGTAAAAGTAATAATCAATTCCGACATAAAAATTAGCGACGATCAGACATAACGACTCAATCATAACAATgtcctttgaacgaatcttatgTGGCCTTGAGAAActtcagccaatcagaaaacagtcaGTACAgggtaaaaatatattatacaaaattaaaaaattaGAGTGGATATACTTCTCTAAAGACTtctcaaggttagaaagaggctCTGCAGTTCTGAAATTATAATATATACGGTACAGGAACTAATCCATTTGACTGCATCATAAtcgacctctggagccatggTGAGGTCGCGAAAATTCTTTTAACCTCCACATCGCTTCTATATTAGCGCTGTGTACTCCCATTGTGGTAACTACAAAACGTGGCTTGTGAACGACGATATGATGCACGTAACTATGTCTAGGTAGGCATCGATATGCTCTCCAGTCATTCGTGTATATTGTGGTACCCGGTTGCACATACTCTCGTATAATTGATATCATCTTTATATCCTGTCGGTTTCTTACGCCCTAAAAGTATCCCTTTTGAGATAACCAATCATATAGACCAAGAACCTGCTAAGTATACTTAAGGGAGTGCTACTTACCCAGTCTGCTCTAACACTTCAATCTCGACTGTTTCGTCGATTTCTACGATTCTCCCGATTTCTCAAAATGACTGATTTAAACTTGTCATTTTCATGGAACATATATATCGACAGTATTCGTGCCATTGAGCTGCCGAAGCTTCAGTAGCATATGCAAATtttgcagccagtgttactggtgcttttattatctaGTTTACAACAATTATCATAATCTGTCTTAGTGTCAATCGGGATCGAGTGAAAAAAGTCCCCGTTCTGGCAGACTTTTCCCTCCAATATTTATTACATCGAAGTACAACATCGTTACGATAGTCTGCACATTTTCCAGTAGAATTTTGAACACCGCTTCTCAGTAATCCCGTCTGTTGTAACCGCTCAACTACAGCTTCCTTTAAATCAGCAGTAAACTGATTTCTGTGACACTGAAATCATTCACTCGCTTCTGAttgactcgtccataaattatagactcGCCCTAATTGATGTCTATTGCTTTCACTATTTAGTGCTTGTACATTCTATATGGCTATTGGGTCATTAGCTCACTTTTCTTTTTGTCTGTTTTACTTCGAGAATCTCGCAATCCCCCAGCACACAAGGTACTTTTAGGTTGAACGCAAACCTACGAAAAGGCTAAACACAACATTTATTCCTATTAATGTTTCTCCTGTTAACCAATAAATAAACGCTAACATCCATTAATTTGATTGTCTTTTCTTGAAATATAAAGGCTGTCTTGCAAATTCCGAACTTCTCTTTTTATTCGTTTATCGATTAGATCCGTCCTCGTATTAATAGTATTCCCCAACTTTAATATTTCAGAGCCTAATTTGTACAAATTACAATAAGTTTAGTTTCAGAAATAATGCGGTAAGAAAACGAATACGGGAAAAGAGAATGGAACCTTTGATTATTTATTGGTGAATCTTATATACCTAAAACCTACTGCAAACAATTTACGTTTTATTTGGATTTAAAAATCAGTCAAATAGTGAATATAGCAAATTTAGCTGAAATATCGAGTCTTCAATAAAGGACTGTAACCACACTCCTACTTGGCGTTGAAACTTCTATTATTATGTTTcgatttatgtatttaaagGAAGTCATTGTCACGAGTCTAGGGTGTTTCATTTTTAAAGCTAATCCATATAATTTTctgaatataaatttaataaatgttcCTATGAACTTCGTTCACTTAGAAGTGGTAAAAACTATCATTTAGGTATAGTCAAACAAAATCCAGGGACCCAACTACACTTGAGAAAATGCGTTTCTTCACAGTATAAATTAGCCGAATCTTTTGTTTCGACACATGGAATAAGAAATTAGAATCGCACATTTATCAGACATTCCATTCATAAATAGCTATTCAAATCGAGACGTGTAAACAGTTTATTTCTTTACCAAATCAAGCGGTTCATGGATTTTATCTTCCTTGCATTGACTACGGGTAATAAAAATTCCTTCCAAGACTGTTTTTCAATAAAAACGGAAAAGTATAGTTTGATGTCATTAAATACATTGGACCAATATTAAACTTAATATTTCTAATAGATTATATCTGCATGAAAAAACCCTAGATTAATATCATCAACTAAGAGAAGTCTGAATTCATCTAATATTAATGATCTATGTTTCATGTTAATTAACCTATGGATTATTTATGtagatgaaaaacaaaattGTCAAAATAGTTCTCGGAATGGGATTTGGACCTAAGGTATCTTGGTAGGAAATAACTTGTTTATAAtgtgatttttctattttacaatTCAATAGTTCATAAATTCCCGTGAAATATAGtgttaaaatcttcacaaaatcgtCCTTCTGTTCACTTCGAGTCTACAAAGTCATCGTGGTTTATATGCCTTTTAAAACTTAACCCTAGAACATGATCACCACACATCTTAAAATACAAAAGTTTATAACGTTTTTACTTTAGTAAACGAGTTAGCAAATATAGAAATGTTTTACAAAGAAACGACTTGTATTTTAAACATAAACCAATTACAGTTCATAACAGTTCTATATTTAAAACATGTTCAGACCTTTCTCACTTATACCCCAACATAACGATTTCTccattttaaatttaatttaactAATGACATAAGTTGATTCATGCACTTTTACTAAAAGCTTACAACTTATCATGAAGCTAAATATGGAAATTCGAACCAAGCCGCAATAGGTGTAGAGATACTTTTCTTTTATGTGTCTTTTATAAAAAATAGAAGGAGGCGACGAAGAAACTATTACTAAAGAACAATTCATTGTAATATTGTATATTTCGTGCTGAAAATTCTTTACTATAACCAAGACAAATGTTGCTGAAGAAATtgacttttattatttttaatgactTTAATTTGAAAATCACTGGTCCCTATTCCTCTACTAACTATTATATTAAAGGTATTTTCCACAATACACTAAGTAAAAACATAAAACAACGAGAATggcaaaagaaaaaaatatatacagcaacaattaataaacagttgagatttacccatgtttattattaacattattgcTTTCATTACTAATTTACAcaattatttcaataacaaacaaacaaaagaacaCAACTTATCTgtacattaaaacaaataattgatCATAGTTAATATGGATGAAAACTATACTAACAATTATAACAGTGAATATTGCTTATTGAaatgaacaaaacaaaacaaaacatttccCCTAATATCTTTCTTGTTTTACATTAATATAcattacaaataaaaaatatagaTTAGTTGGAGAGATTATTTCATATGATAATTAGTTTTTCTTTCAGAAGAATGAATATCTCCAAAAAAAAGGAATTAGTTAGTTaacatttatgaattaattaaaagtaaaaaataaacgAGACATGAAAATtgaaatgataatgattatagTGATTAAGAAAGGCATTGAAAAAATCTCAAcatttaaacaatacaattcaATGTAGGAGATTCATCAAAGTAAAATTTGTTAAGTTACATAGTAGGTTGTGATTATATAACAActgttattattagtataatAATTGGTGAACTTTGGCAATTGAACAATAATCTTTTGAGATCAAGAAGGAGAATGAAAAAAGGAAGAGAATCAGTAATGAGGAATGTACACATGTATGTATTTCTCTATTTCTTACTTAGAATCCATTAGATTCAAAAACAGACAAACATGTATTGAACAGCAAGTCTATAATAAGTAGTGCTGGTTGTTTGGTGAGCAACAGAGAACAGAGGTAAACACATATAGTTCCtgtgtaaaaataaaatagttgGAAGGAAACAAGCAATGGAATACAGTAAACAAGAAAGTGTTGATGAATGATGACTcagtttaaaaaacaaaacagtgacaaaacaaaccaacaaaataacCGCCATAACAATTACAATGATATAGGtaaaaaataagttaattttgaTAGTATtgcaaaataaattatttacgttaatcaataataaagaaTTTTCTTCTAATCGCATTAGTAGTAGTGACAATCATAGTAGTACAATTCATGTAATCTGAAAAATGTGCAACATTAACAATGAAAAAAAGACACATGTATGGTCTGATTGAGTAAAGACAATGGAACTATCTTTTTGGTAACATTTTGTTTTCCCCTTTCCCTCCCCTACCAACATACACACTCGTTTTCTCCCAAATAAATGAATTAGGGAACCAGAAAGTAAATATTATCCGTACACATTGAATTGATAAAGTGAAGAGAATAAGTCACATTGAGGATTTTATTTCTTGTTAGTAATGATTTTGCAAACTgtacagttatatatatatatatacgtgtacATGTAACATTTTCCAGATAATTGAGGATAAgatgaacaaataaatagtaCGAACTGTAGTATATATATTATGATGAGGAATGGAAATACCGGATATGAAAGATAATCATACAATTTATGAGTAAGTTTTTCTCTTTGTTCACTTTACTCTTAATTATACATAATACCAGTGGAATTTTTCTTATTCATAATTTACACACATGCAAAAATAGTTAATTTTGTTTACAAACAAttaactaatatgaatataattacaTTAATGCCCTTTTTCACATTAACGagaagaaatgaaaataatatgaattgggTTTCATTAATAGGGAGgaattttcttttttgttcttttttggATTGACTGATTGGTtgtggaaaatatatatatgtttaataattataaaaatcattttatgacctatatttgtgtgtgtgtgtgtattggTAATACAAATATCACAGTATAACACAATAAATGATAACTCaatttaagtttatttattattgaaaaacttTATTAGATGTTGAGGCAGATGAATCCCAATCATTTGAATGACATAGTGGTATTTGATTAATCGATGTATTTTCTTTCACTTCAACCTGAAATTTGAAGGTGAATAACAATAAAGACCCTTTCACATGAtagaaaatttatttctaaCACATAATAAGCAAATGAGTATGGATAGCACATATGAATACTAAATATGAACTAATATTGTCTATATAACATGAATGTTATCTGTATAAAGATGACGATTTATGAAATGATGAATTTTAGTCAATTGAAAAAGTAGTGTACTATCAAATTGTATAGTTAAAATTATATTGAAATTTGAAAAGGTGACAAGTTTCTTCGATATTGACACAAACAGATAAGCAGTAGTTTGACTATAAGCACTTCAACAATATCCACTATGATGAATTATTTCCAACCTCGTTGATACTAATTCACAATTAATTCCTACCGTTAAGTGGTTTATTTAGTGGTTTTATTCGTTTCAATATCACCCtatttttatggatttattCTTTGTATATTACTTACTATTTGAACTGATACATTTTTCTGAAGACTTATACGTAATTTTATAAGTCTGATATTAAATATTGTTCAAATATAGCGTTATGTTAAATCGATACACCTATTAGATTGCATTTGGTTTTTATCATTTCAGCTGTGTATCAGCCAACTGGATTAAAAATTCCATATTCTTTACCTCACGGAACATCTCTATTGATATCGGTTAGCAAATATACCAATTATCCAcatatttattacattttgaaatgaattgaaCGAACTGTAATGAATTAAGAATAttctaaattttttttttttctcattcaaACTGAACAAATTACACCATATTGTGTTATACTCATGTCAGTCTTGAATAATTGCGACAATATATGACGTTGAAACAATCACTAAAGTattgagtgataattataaataaaatcacaTAAATTAAACATTATTACATAAGAAATAACTTACAGGTCTTTGCCATGCCAAAAACAAGCCTTGCTGATCTACAATATGAATCGTATCACGACGAAAGACAAGATCAGTTACTCGATCCTTTAAGATTCGTGTACATACAAGTGGTTCAAGTATAGGTACATCACTGATTCGAGGGCACAGCGGAGAACcgaaaatactataaaaaaaaattagaaatgaCATTTTAAGATCAACCGATAGCACAATAAATAAAGATGGTTTTTACAATAAACCGTTAATGGTCAACTCAAATGTGGAACTTATATTGAGAATGTAATGATAGTGGTACGTCATTTTAACGCCTAAGCTGGTAGAATTAGTTAGTcccaacgtagaacctggtacatATGCACATCCGTTCAAGTTTTCATAACCCATTAGCACAGAGAAATGAAATTGTCAGGCCAAATCTCAGAATAGtggaggtagtaacagtatcagtggtgaTGAAACTAGGTATCAAAAATACTATACGAcaggaaaatataaattagtgaaataaaagcGAAGAGTGACGAGAAATCTATGATCTCAGAATCTGGGAAAAAAGAATAAATGCACCTgcgccactgcaaacgattttgagccgtcATCCAGTCTACAACCATTGTTTACGATAATAGCGTGGACCCCAACCCGGTAGTCTATGTTGTGACTTTGAGTctggctagttatcacgtgatttattcgccaatcgaaatacgacttatccACTCTTGCACTGTGCTAAACCAATAactagtatgggggttgtggagattgttaaggttttgattgagatcatgaaccgattgatgttagaccggtATGATCAGCCTAGTGTCTTTATTATTACTttgttcgcctagcccgtccagttgagtccagaacaccaataacagcttccactatgcgaatcacttatttcaaacacacttcGTTTATagatcaaccaaacagaccgcatcacatcataaaataggaaataacatttatacacgaTCAAGTcgaaatgtggctgtgaatgtgggagagtgcaatcaataaactgaacataacttaagaacagtaaatcgtataataataatctataggtcaaaatgaagcttataataataagaatatggGATATATAAGCTAGTTACTgaataggaatatatatatcggaagttactcgtaatttaatcttcactaggatataatagtctacacctattaacatggctGTTTAATCATctgtgactttatggactgacaCCATGTTTTTGTTTGGCCGCCCCCAGCTTTCTTCTGGCCTACTCATACACAAGAAAGCATCGCCCGTTGAAGTAGGCGGTAGttcggcatacgtaacacatgtcccaaccacctaAGTGATGTGAACAGATAAACATAGAGGCCAGGACAAACAACGGAGGCTATTTTTGGGGACGTTATTTCACTCAATTCAAAGTTGGTGGAATACtaatatttaattttctttCTAGCTTACTGTATAAACCATGAGCTTTCGTTTAATGTATGATTCACTGACATACCCATTTCTGTTCCAAagctatttttatttaaactcaACCTTTTGTACTCTATTTTTCTTCCCCAATGCCCAGTTCGGACgtaattgtattttttttaattttatgtgtTGTGGTCGTGTTGGccacatatttatttatgtatcttTTTACTTTAATCTGAGTGGAGAATCGGGAatcatgaataaattgaatGGTGCTCCAACTGACTCATCTTTTCTGTCGCTTGTCAACTAATCAgatgatagaatagtttttgtATCTCTACCCAAGGCCGTCAATATCAGTTCGGACTCACGCATTTCTAGACCCAAGGTTAAACCAGTTAGCCCGTCGTGTCAAGGCTTTGACCTAGATTGAGATAAGTTCTTTTCTGTGTATTattgggtagacagatcaaggatgTAATACTCAGTCGGAGATTTGCTGCCACATCAATCGATCAGTCATCCTTACTTAATGCCCTATTCCTACTTTAGGCATTGTTTACTCCGAAGTCCCAAAATACACGGGCAATACTTCGCAGACACCTACGATCGAATATTAGTAAATAAAAGGCACTTTAACAAATCTTACGGTATCGCAGCTCAACAAACAGATGACGGTAGTTGGCTGCTGCAAATAACCATTTGTTCCCAGCAAGCACTAACTTTAAGTatagagacatcgtctaacatgcaAACCCTCACAATCAACTCAACGATGGACATGAACACACCATATTGTCATCAACTAGTGTAGTACAAACTCGACAAAAGATTACAGCTTATTTTAGAGATGCTAAAAATCTGATAATGTTCTAGTGTGAGAACAGTTTATCTAAATTTTACTGGACGCAGAAAGCCACAGTAAGAAAATCCATAAGAGTTAACTTTATCGGTGAAGGTCGGGAATATATTTCAGAAACAATTAGCTAATCCGTAAGTCAAATACGAAAAAGATATTTACACTGAGGTGACGTGGCACGATAGCAGAACACCTGTGTAAACAGCAATACTATTAATCAGAAACCAAAATCAAAATGCGAAGATAGACTGAAATGATGAGCTTGTGTCACTTTTTACTTTGCACATCATTGACTGACTGAAAGGATTACTTATGAAAAACTCTTAAGGTGTATACGTAAGCTATTGCAATCACGATAAATGACAGGGTAATTTAAGGAATCAAGATTGCTTAtagaattttataattatgaatTTCCACCAATGTCACATAAAAATCGAAAAACTactaaataaatgtatttagtGTCAGGAGCTTTCATCATATTAGGCCTTGTTAAGAAGTCAACGACTGATAAGTATTTAATTCTAAAAATTGTGCTCTGAATATATTTCCACTGACGTTTTTAAGTAAGAGTTTTCCAAGTCTTTTTAATTAACTACACTGTGAGTGTATGTTTCGGTGATGCTGCGCGGTTGTCCAAACCAAAGTGGATGGAGTGGGGTTCGAGCCTGAAACTCAAACTCCTTAACCACCAAGTCATCACTCTATGACTATGTGTAGACTCAAATTACATTTTTCTTACCGAGAAAAAGGTAGTAATAACAACAGACAGACTACGAGGGCCAAccagaaaataaatgaaacaaaaactATCAAGTACCATTGAGGCTTTATTAGACCATAGTCTGAATTTTATGCTTAAAAATTGTCTAAATTCAATGGGATTCTAACTTGTCTGTTTTTCCAATTATACAAAAGTGTTCATCCGAAAACAGCCTTGAAAAATACTGATTTTAAAACCTAGTGTGAAAGTAGTCAGAAAACATACTTATGTTCAGCTATTGATAACATCCATCTAACTTCACTTAAACGACTCAGGTTACAAGCTTTAAGTGAATTAGTTGCAGATCCATTAAACTTTTCTGAATTACCAAGACGAGGAAACCGAACACTTGTACTAATTCGATTACTTGAATTTGAATTTGACCAGTGGAAACCACGAAGTGGGAAAATGGATTTGGATTTATCGGATCCGCTACTGTTTGTCCCGTTCGACGAAGGACCAGATGAAGGTATGGGACTGGCAACATTCTTGCGTTTATTCAAGAAACGGCTATCACTCAATTTGACTGGAGGTCGGGTGGAGTGAATATGTGGAGAAGAAACAGTTGAAGAAGTAGATGAGCCATTTCCTGACTGTGGAGATGGTAAAGTTGTAGATGTATTACAGCTCAAAACAGAACTAGACGTCATATTCAAAACAGAAGAGTTTGTTATATGAGGAAAAGTAGTATCACAGGTAAGATTCCCGAAGCTGTTGTCTGAATTTTTTATTGCTGAACGAATAAATGCAACTCCTTGACGAATTATATCATCTGTCAGATCCCATAAACACAACATAGTGTCATGCCCAACTGAGCCAAGACTAAAAATTAAGAATACAAAACATTTACACAAAAGTTAGGAAAATAATGTGACAAAAACTGGACTAAACTGTTGAAGTAGTTTTATGGGTGCTCATAGGAATTATTTCAGGCATTTTACATACCATTACAATACTTAATTGGTAAGCTTACACCGTAAGTAACAGCAATGCAAGTCAATTGTCGGCTAAGAAATAAATATGGAATCACTCACAACGATTTCATACTTTCCAGTAACGCTCACAAGTTACAAGACTGTTTACAGTAGTAATCACGAGATGAAACAATGGTCAAAAGCAACAACGATATGGAACTATTTGTACTGAGTTGCCTTTCAGCAGAAATGTTCACTAAAGACAACAAAACAAAAGTGTGACTTTTGAATCATCAGGTGTTGCAATCTCTATCGACAAGGTTCTATTTATAGTAACTGATGAATACAAGTGACATAGACAGGCGAAAACGTAACCACGTGCTTCTACAAGTCCGAAAGTAAATCCACGATATTATTTGATACAAGACTGacaatatcagtcagtcagttagtcatagCTTAACGTAAAACGTAACGCATGTTCATCAGTTCAGTTTTTGATAtcatattagcacagagatttatttatttattttaacacatagatattggtaaaaggaggcaccaaatacatatgcgccacacaaatctcattcgatatgtgtgagggctgtgatactacctgggtgcccaaaccgaagcaggtggttttcttaggggaccactccccgagccttcgacctgaaggtctgatccacaaggcagtggagcaaagtCAGGTTTTGCAGTCCCATTGTAACCGgcgaccaacgattggttcatacgccatttgttcccgcaggatactggagcccatgtgcaccattgatttggaatccggttaaagcggcggacattcgcttttcgtcctctcaatttcgtaaacaacacccccgccacgagaaggcagtgagtaggacttccctggcagaggttatatacgcgtgaccatgtgagagcatttcgagaggaagaacggactctccccactctcggccgtaccagggcatttgggggccagagattaaattattaagaaaaaaatcCTAGAATTGCAAAATTAGTAATAGGATCAATAGTAGAAGGAAAGGTTAGGCATAAAAAGGTTGTAGGGAGACTTCGGGACTCAGGTTCTAAAGTAATACATAGAGTGAatacacctgcgccattgcaaatgattcTGAGCCATAGCAACAAAAGTGTATAACCATTggcccctaactttctcccatCCCCAACACAAGACAGAAttacacgtcgtggtaatcggtgttcagacatacgtaacatgtggcccattcatctcagtcgatgaagattcacgacctcatcaactgatttaccatcattccctaataccctacgtctaacctcactatcacATACcctgtgatcccagcagatgccagcaatatttctaaggcatctgtagtcaaatactagtagcttacgaatatcttctactcttaatggtcacgtcccgaccgttgttgctaccttgacgtggtggtcgggcttgcctatcgtgatgaagcaaccgagctatactggctggaacaactgttccccaaagtcctaccatgtcagacaggtcggttgaagagcggtaagactaagagcaacaaacccaaggtccgaaggcgaagtcgtactgctgactgtacagtgtgacagcagtaaggtgtttcctccagacaaccagcatgacagcgatgctgccttcccacaaggaggggtggggttagaaaagatcgACCCTGAAAATaaacacctcaccttatcccacggatatccgtctccggcggaaaggtttcaacaagtacggagctgacacaaaaattactcatagaaaggtacctccagaagaacccttccacggtgtgagcaacccgggagtgataaccgccctcatacctctaacagcactcaagatcactgtattcctaatcaacctccgtcttcaattcctattattcctcctacatcgacttccacttctaaacttcctc
The genomic region above belongs to Schistosoma haematobium chromosome 2, whole genome shotgun sequence and contains:
- the WDR20_1 gene encoding WD repeat-containing protein 20, variant 2 (EggNog:ENOG410V4YG~COG:S), translated to MYLYDETLAQLSAPTYNLFKQGIGFSVHTCKTKSTRNPLYRWSLGSPNTSKLDNTKPPSKTSDHVNGFVANKICETQTDSLSCDSSAISSLFDDNNVSINQFAFSPCGRFLAIITEDGYMRVMEYHEMELYGFMRSYFGGLLCVDWSPDSLFIVTGGQDDLVTIWSVLDRAVICRCQGHKSWVSMVRFDPYLCPTNNDISNDDSVSASSRSHSLTTNHEELDESSVIRNSPVTVCESNDLRTYRLGSVGHDTMLCLWDLTDDIIRQGVAFIRSAIKNSDNSFGNLTCDTTFPHITNSSVLNMTSSSVLSCNTSTTLPSPQSGNGSSTSSTVSSPHIHSTRPPVKLSDSRFLNKRKNVASPIPSSGPSSNGTNSSGSDKSKSIFPLRGFHWSNSNSSNRISTSVRFPRLGNSEKFNGSATNSLKACNLSRLSEVRWMLSIAEHNIFGSPLCPRISDVPILEPLVCTRILKDRVTDLVFRRDTIHIVDQQGLFLAWQRPVEVKENTSINQIPLCHSNDWDSSASTSNKVFQ